The following are encoded in a window of Spea bombifrons isolate aSpeBom1 chromosome 2, aSpeBom1.2.pri, whole genome shotgun sequence genomic DNA:
- the ACOD1 gene encoding cis-aconitate decarboxylase has translation MLAKTITGSFASAIHGLSSSNLTETVIQRSKRMILDTLGVGLIGTQTEVFQKALQYSKIYSTDISSTVWGRSDVRLPPLYASFVNGVAVHSMDFDDTWHPATHPSGAVLPPLIALSDTFPPSRKLSGLDFLLAFNVGIEIQGRLMQFSREASNIPKRFHPPAVVGTMGSAAAMSKLLCLELSQCRDALAIAASYSGAPLANAATQTKPLHIGNAGRHGLEAACLASLGLEANKQILDLESGFGAFYNDYDPQALPALKSYTWLLEKQDVAFKRFPAHLGMHWVADAACAIYKHIVDVDRLLPINKIEKILLKFPDAKYVNRPFPTSEHEARHSIQFNACTALLDGAVSVESFNDHNISRPNLQELLGKIQVEHPSDNKPSFEKMYCEVSVMLNNGDTFTERCNTFYGHWRKPLSNEDLVKKFKSNASTVLSSDGVEGIVEIVDKLEDVADCSVLNAILKNRTQSTDEHKQVILNDL, from the exons ATGCTTGCTAAG ACCATAACAGGTAGTTTTGCAAGTGCGATCCATGGTCTGAGCAGTAGCAATCTTACGGAAACAGTGATCCAGAGAAGCAAGCGTATGATTCTGGATACATTGGGAGTTGGATTGATTGGCACCCAGACTGAAGTGTTCCAAAAAGCCTTGCAGTACAGCAAA ATATACAGCACAGACATCTCCAGCACTGTGTGGGGCCGATCAGATGTCCGCCTCCCTCCACTCTATGCCTCTTTTGTCAATGGAGTTGCT GTTCACTCAATGGATTTCGATGATACCTGGCATCCTGCAACACACCCGTCGGGAGCTGTACTGCCCCCCTTGATAGCCCTATCGGACACCTTTCCACCCAGTCGGAAACTGTCAGGCCTGGACTTTCTATTAGCTTTCAATGTTGGAATTGAAATACAGGGAAGACTCATGCAGTTTTCTCGGGAAGCAAGCAATATTCCAAAAAG GTTTCATCCCCCTGCTGTGGTTGGTaccatgggaagtgcagcagcTATGTCCAAACTCCTTTGCCTGGAACTGTCCCAATGCAGGGACGCTTTGGCTATTGCAGCCTCATATTCTGGTGCTCCTTTGGCTAATGCAGCCACACAAACCAAACCATTACATATAGGCAATGCAGGCAGGCATGGGCTGGAAGCCGCATGCCTAGCATCTTTAGGACTTGAAGCGAATAAACAAATTCTTGATTTGGAGTCAGGATTTGGTGCTTTCTATAATGACTATGATCCACAAGCTCTACCAGCACTAAAGTCATACACATGGCTGCTGGAGAAACAAGATGTTGCCTTCAAGCGCTTTCCTGCTCATCTTGGAATGCACTGGGTGGCAGATGCAGCATGTGCTATCTATAAACACATTGTTGACGTAGATAGATTGCTACCAATCAACAAGATAGAGAAAATTTTACTGAAATTTCCAGATGCTAAGTATGTGAACCGTCCCTTCCCTACTTCGGAACATGAAGCTCGTCATTCTATCCAGTTCAATGCATGCACAGCTCTGCTTGATGGAGCAGTATCTGTGGAATCATTCAATGATCACAACATATCAAGGCCAAATCTCCAGGAACTTCTGGGAAAAATACAAGTTGAACATccatctgacaacaaacccagTTTTGAGAAAATGTATTGTGAGGTTAGTGTAATGCTTAATAACGGAGACACTTTTACAGAGAGATGCAACACATTCTATGGCCACTGGAGGAAGCCTTTAAGCAATGAAGACCTTGTGAAAAAATTTAAGAGCAACGCTTCCACAGTTCTGTCAAGCGATGGAGTGGAAGGCATTGTGGAGATTGTGGACAAACTGGAAGATGTAGCAGACTGTTCTGTATTAAATGCAATCCTTAAAAATAGGACTCAATCTACGGATGAGCACAAACAAGTCATTCTTAATGATCTTTAa